Proteins found in one Silene latifolia isolate original U9 population unplaced genomic scaffold, ASM4854445v1 scaffold_20.1, whole genome shotgun sequence genomic segment:
- the LOC141638529 gene encoding protein P21-like has translation MSHLNSVLILCLVLVTSLFLTHTHAATFTIKSNCNFPVWAAAVPGGGRQMNQGDTWTISANPGQTGARIWARTGCTSTGGNGLRCTTGDCGGVLQCTGYGTPPNTLAEYALKQFNNLDFFDISLVDGFNVPMTFLPVSNGCTSGPTCRANLIGQCPSQLQAPGGCNNPCTVFKTDQYCCNSGSCGPTPFSQYFKNACPSAYSYPKDDATSTFTCPSGTNYAVTFCP, from the coding sequence ATGAGTCACTTGAACTCCGTCCTAATTTTGTGTCTCGTCTTAGTGACATCCCTTTTCCTAACACACACCCATGCTGCTACTTTCACAATTAAAAGTAATTGTAATTTTCCAGTCTGGGCCGCTGCCGTCCCAGGTGGTGGGCGACAGATGAACCAGGGTGATACCTGGACTATCAGTGCCAACCCGGGTCAGACAGGAGCCCGTATTTGGGCCCGGACCGGGTGCACCTCAACCGGGGGCAACGGACTCCGCTGCACCACCGGAGACTGCGGTGGGGTCCTCCAGTGCACCGGTTACGGTACACCACCGAACACCCTAGCTGAATACGCCCTTAAGCAATTTAACAACCTCGACTTTTTTGACATATCGTTAGTCGACGGTTTTAACGTGCCCATGACATTCCTGCCCGTATCCAATGGTTGCACCTCCGGGCCAACTTGTCGGGCCAACCTGATTGGGCAGTGCCCAAGTCAGCTACAGGCCCCAGGTGGGTGTAACAACCCatgcacggttttcaagacagACCAATATTGTTGCAATTCAGGTAGTTGTGGACCTACACCATTTTCACAGTATTTCAAGAATGCTTGCCCTAGTGCTTATAGTTACCCTAAAGATGATGCTACAagtacttttacttgtcctaGTGGTACTAATTACGCCGTAACTTTTTGCCCTTGA
- the LOC141638315 gene encoding uncharacterized protein LOC141638315, producing MTNSAETQLIENQTPQNYSIIHVENTGTNITNVVFNGTNYDEWARSFQLALLAKGKDGYIDGSIKKPAETATNFPTWRSTNALVTGWIFNSIEPSTRRTISTRPEAKQVWNDIKNRFCQSNDARVYRLQADLLACRQGPTESLMAYYGRITTIWDEMLAFDPLPSCSCNPC from the coding sequence ATGACGAACTCTGCCGAAACTCAACTTATCGAAAATCAAACTCCACAAAACTACTCCATAATTCACGTTGAAAACACGGGTACAAACATCACGAATGTCGTTTTCAACGGCACCAACTACGACGAATGGGCACGATCTTTCCAACTTGCTCTCCTTGCAAAGGGGAAAGACGGATACATCGATGGCTCCATTAAAAAGCCTGCCGAAACTGCGACCAATTTCCCCACTTGGCGTTCTACCAACGCTTTAGTAACCGGTTGGATTTTTAACTCCATCGAACCATCCACTCGCCGTACGATCTCGACCAGGCCTGAAGCAAAACAGGTATGGAACGATATTAAAAATCGCTTCTGTCAAAGTAACGATGCTCGTGTATATCGTCTGCAGGCCGATTTACTTGCGTGTCGTCAAGGCCCCACCGAATCTCTCATGGCCTATTATGGCCGTATCACTACAATCTGGGATGAAATGCTCGCCTTTGATCCACTGCCGTCATGCTCTTGTAACCCCTGCTGA